Part of the Nitrosopumilus piranensis genome is shown below.
TTCTTGTCTAGTTTTAAGAGCATCATGGTGTGGGTTGCCCAGTAAGGACAATCAGCTTGGCCTTTAATTCTAACAACAAGATATGCATTTGCCATTTTTTATCAACCCTGACTAAATGTCTGTCTAAGACAGTCCAAGATAGCTTTTGAAGTAGAGTTCATTGTTGGAGTAGAGCCTTTTGCCGTAGTCCAAGCGTCTTTGAGACCTGCTAATTCCAATAATCGTTTAATTTTACCTCCAGCTACCAGACCTAATCCACGTGGTGCGGGAATAATTTCAATAGTAACACTTCCGCCCTTTCCTCTTACTCTAAATGGAACAGAATGTTTTTGATCACATCTACATTCCCAACTGCCACATCCCATCTTGATTGGGTTGACGTTAAGATAAGCAGCGTTTGTTGCCTTTTCAATTGCAATTCTCATTTGTTTTGATTTACCTTGACCAATTCCCAAGTAACCGTTCTCGTTTCCAGTTGCAACGATTGCTTTGAATCTAGTTGATTGTCCGTTTGATGTCATCTTTTGAATAATCCCAACATCAACTACCTCACTCTTCAAATCAGGAAGTAGTTTTTTGATAATTCCTGCTTCTTGAATTCTTAATCCTAATTCAATAATTTCTTCAAGAGATGTAATTTCTCCTGATGCTACTTTTTGTCCCAAGATTGTTTTTGGAACCCAAACTTCTTCTTCTGGTTCTCTACGTGGTCTTCTTGGACGGTCTCCACCTTTTGAACCACCAGGTGGGCCTCTACCATAAGTTGGTGGAGCTTTTCCTCTTGGTCCGCCTTGTGCGGGTTTAGATTGTGCTGTTTGACTCATTTTATTTTACCTCAGTATCAATTGTAGATTTCATTTTGGAAATTTCGTTTTTAACAGTAAGATGTTCTCCGTTGATTCTATCTTCGGATGGAAAAGTTTCTTCATCAGCTGGAACTTCTAGACCGGCATCAATTACGCCCTTAAGAGCGGCTGCCATTCTTTGGGTGTATCTTCTTGTTCCAGTATACAAGATTGCATCCTTTGCACCCTGTCCAAGTGCTTTCTTTCCTGCCAGATATCCTGTAAGATATGCTGCAGGTACACTCTTTCTAGAACCCTTCCAGCCTTTTTCTAACAGATATCTAGAGTGTGCAGATGCAACAACCTTGTCGCCTGTCATTCCAGGCTTTAGAATTTGGACTTGAGTATTTTCATTAGTAATATTTACAGTGATAAAGTCACGCTTACCCATCAACATTGTACCGCGTTTTTTATAATTGGTCTTCTCTTCCCTTAATCTTCTCAATATTTTTGAATAGGCCATGTATAGAATTCGAGTTTGAACGTGCTCTTATATACGTTAAGCGCGAATTAGAGAGGCAAGCAATGCCTTTTGAGTGTGAAGGCGGTTTTCTGCCTCATCCCAAATAACAGACTGCGGTCCATCAATTACAGATGATGTAACTTCTTGATCTCTTTTTGCTGGAAGACAATGCATAAAGATCGCATCTTTGTTTGCAGACTTCATCAGTTTTGGGTTGACTTGGTACTTTGGAAGAAACTTTTTGATTCTCTTTGGATCATCATTATGAATAGAAGAATACGTATCAGTTACAACTACATCAGCATTTTTTGCTGCAGCAATAGGATCAGTAGTCAATTTTATCTTAGTTGATTTTTGTGCTTCTTTTACTGTCTTTTTGTCAGGCTCAAAGCCCTTTGGAGTTGCAATAGACATGGAGGCACCTGACAATGCTGCGCCATAAATCATAGAGTTGCAGACATTATTGCCATCACCAACCCATGCAATCTTTATTCCCTGGAGTTTCTTTTTCTTTTCTTTTATTGTCATAAAGTCAGCTAATATTTGGCAGGGATGAAATGCATCTGAAAGTCCATTGATTACTGGAATCGTTGCATGCTGAGATAATTTTTCTAGCAAGTCATGATCATAAACTCGGGCCATAATACAATCAGTGTATCGCGACAAAGTCTTTGCAGTATCTTCAACTGACTCGCCACGAGAGAGTTGCATGTCATTTGATGAGAGATTAACTGCATAGCCTCCTAGCTGAGACATTCCAATTTCAAAACTTACTCGTGTTCGAGTAGACGGTTTTTGGAAAATCATTGTTAGTGTTTTGTTTTTTAGAAGAGGTTTGTTTCCACCTTTTTTGAGTTCTTTTTTTAGTTTGATTGATTCATCAATTAGGCCCACAAATTCCTTTGGGGATAATTCCGCTAAAGTGAGTAAATTTTTTG
Proteins encoded:
- the argF gene encoding ornithine carbamoyltransferase, with product MKLKTKNLLTLAELSPKEFVGLIDESIKLKKELKKGGNKPLLKNKTLTMIFQKPSTRTRVSFEIGMSQLGGYAVNLSSNDMQLSRGESVEDTAKTLSRYTDCIMARVYDHDLLEKLSQHATIPVINGLSDAFHPCQILADFMTIKEKKKKLQGIKIAWVGDGNNVCNSMIYGAALSGASMSIATPKGFEPDKKTVKEAQKSTKIKLTTDPIAAAKNADVVVTDTYSSIHNDDPKRIKKFLPKYQVNPKLMKSANKDAIFMHCLPAKRDQEVTSSVIDGPQSVIWDEAENRLHTQKALLASLIRA
- a CDS encoding 30S ribosomal protein S5 translates to MSQTAQSKPAQGGPRGKAPPTYGRGPPGGSKGGDRPRRPRREPEEEVWVPKTILGQKVASGEITSLEEIIELGLRIQEAGIIKKLLPDLKSEVVDVGIIQKMTSNGQSTRFKAIVATGNENGYLGIGQGKSKQMRIAIEKATNAAYLNVNPIKMGCGSWECRCDQKHSVPFRVRGKGGSVTIEIIPAPRGLGLVAGGKIKRLLELAGLKDAWTTAKGSTPTMNSTSKAILDCLRQTFSQG
- a CDS encoding 50S ribosomal protein L18; this translates as MAYSKILRRLREEKTNYKKRGTMLMGKRDFITVNITNENTQVQILKPGMTGDKVVASAHSRYLLEKGWKGSRKSVPAAYLTGYLAGKKALGQGAKDAILYTGTRRYTQRMAAALKGVIDAGLEVPADEETFPSEDRINGEHLTVKNEISKMKSTIDTEVK